One Staphylococcus ratti DNA segment encodes these proteins:
- a CDS encoding CobW family GTP-binding protein has protein sequence MLKNKVKVTIVNGFLGSGKTTFLNKYMPQILKNDEKVALIVNEFGNFDMDGQLLTYLETKVSLMHGCVCCDLQSELVSTIQHLIATNQVEHIVIEATGIANPIDMLLACEDPSLVNLVYAPQVITIVAAPDILKKVSYRRDKQRLLEDQMRASHYVIINKIDLLEGEAQREEIEKTIQEYAPNSERVWTSFGETAQPFTYESEAISLDLEQSQGHPVFQSMTYTFQGPIAHEAFVAFILKFPETLLRVKGFIKFREQPGETMAFQYSHPVPSLESIGEVAVPLTLVFIGEQLDKPKLRNQLDVLQFS, from the coding sequence ATGTTAAAAAATAAAGTAAAAGTTACAATTGTAAACGGCTTTCTTGGAAGCGGTAAAACCACATTCTTAAACAAGTATATGCCCCAAATATTAAAAAATGATGAGAAAGTCGCGCTAATAGTAAACGAATTTGGCAACTTTGATATGGATGGGCAACTTTTAACCTATTTAGAAACCAAAGTGTCTTTAATGCATGGGTGTGTTTGTTGTGACTTACAAAGTGAACTAGTGAGTACCATACAACATTTAATAGCCACTAATCAAGTGGAACACATCGTAATAGAGGCGACAGGTATTGCCAACCCAATTGATATGTTACTTGCATGTGAAGATCCTAGCCTTGTTAATTTAGTTTACGCACCTCAAGTCATTACAATTGTGGCTGCCCCTGATATTTTAAAAAAGGTGAGTTATCGTCGGGATAAACAACGATTATTAGAAGATCAAATGCGCGCAAGTCATTACGTTATAATTAATAAAATTGACTTGTTAGAGGGCGAAGCTCAGCGTGAGGAAATAGAGAAGACAATTCAAGAATATGCGCCTAACAGTGAGCGTGTATGGACCTCTTTTGGAGAAACGGCGCAACCTTTTACATATGAAAGTGAAGCGATATCTTTAGATTTAGAGCAATCTCAAGGACATCCTGTCTTCCAAAGTATGACGTACACATTTCAAGGTCCTATTGCTCACGAGGCGTTTGTCGCATTTATTTTAAAATTCCCTGAAACATTACTAAGGGTCAAAGGATTTATTAAATTCAGAGAACAGCCTGGCGAAACGATGGCTTTTCAATATTCGCATCCGGTGCCATCGTTAGAAAGTATAGGTGAGGTAGCAGTTCCACTCACACTTGTATTTATTGGGGAACAATTAGACAAGCCGAAATTAAGAAATCAGTTAGATGTGTTACAATTTAGCTAA
- a CDS encoding MarR family winged helix-turn-helix transcriptional regulator, with protein sequence MSDHLNLKEQVCFSLYNAQRQVNRYYSNKIFKKYNLTYPQFLVLEILWNQSPVNVKKVVTDLALDTGTVSPLLKRMEQIDLIKRERSEIDQREVYVHLTEKSESIKPELENASKTVAEASSLDPDEIKELNRLLDKIITAFSESK encoded by the coding sequence ATGTCTGATCATCTTAATTTAAAAGAGCAAGTATGTTTCAGTTTGTATAATGCACAACGTCAAGTGAATCGTTATTATTCAAACAAAATATTCAAAAAGTACAACTTAACGTATCCACAATTTCTAGTTTTAGAAATTTTGTGGAATCAGTCACCTGTTAACGTTAAAAAAGTTGTAACTGACCTAGCGTTAGATACAGGTACTGTCTCGCCATTATTAAAGAGAATGGAGCAAATCGATTTAATTAAACGAGAACGTTCTGAAATTGATCAACGTGAAGTTTATGTACATCTTACTGAAAAAAGCGAAAGCATCAAACCTGAATTGGAAAATGCTTCTAAAACAGTAGCTGAGGCATCTTCACTAGACCCCGATGAAATTAAGGAATTGAACCGTTTACTTGATAAAATCATTACTGCTTTTAGTGAATCAAAATAA
- a CDS encoding amino acid ABC transporter ATP-binding/permease protein, whose translation MPKRINATLNIKWNRDIVGAIVLSVLGSSVALAMFFLSGYMITQSALGAPLFALMGLIVSVKLFGFTRAITRYYERLLSHRATFTMLKDVRVHFYQSLIPIVPNVFRQFKTSDLLGRMVSQIESLQNIYLRVYYPPIVIGLTSVLTVLAVTFFSIWHALIIVIVVILSLWIVPWLSVKRARMIKRKLDTNYTRLMHQYFDYVLGYEELKRFNQVHSYENLLLESESDLSETEHKEQLFHIFYQFTLNLISMFAIFLTVAFITIQVQQGKFDPILATSTVLMLLTLFEQHVMMSQVAYYKSETDQAKQQLESVMKMDSLSEGKQKVDVSKIKSQEVLFELKHVGHRFPTQQRDTLKEIHLEIKKGEHIAILGASGSGKSTLLNVLMGVYPVSEGSFEIGGVSDFHRSHWLTQINPLIQEAQFFDGTVRENLLTSHSDEACLEALQRVGLENIPLSRAVTLNRTALSGGEFQRLAIARLWLKQAPVWILDEPTRGIDRQRVSDIMKQIHRSAETLIVATHDLEILEAFDTVYVMVDGQLKPYITDEID comes from the coding sequence ATGCCAAAACGAATTAATGCAACTTTAAATATTAAGTGGAACCGAGATATTGTGGGGGCTATTGTATTAAGTGTGCTTGGGAGTAGTGTAGCATTGGCGATGTTCTTTTTAAGTGGATATATGATTACGCAAAGTGCACTCGGCGCACCATTATTCGCATTAATGGGATTAATCGTAAGTGTGAAATTATTCGGGTTTACACGTGCTATTACGCGTTATTATGAGCGACTTTTATCGCATCGAGCGACATTTACGATGTTAAAGGATGTTCGCGTTCATTTTTATCAGTCCTTAATTCCAATTGTTCCTAATGTCTTTCGTCAATTTAAAACAAGTGATTTATTAGGGCGTATGGTGTCACAAATTGAGTCGTTACAAAATATTTATTTACGCGTTTATTATCCGCCTATTGTTATTGGATTAACAAGCGTATTGACGGTATTAGCAGTCACGTTTTTTTCAATATGGCATGCACTTATTATTGTCATTGTCGTAATATTATCACTTTGGATTGTACCTTGGTTAAGTGTTAAACGCGCCCGCATGATAAAACGAAAGTTAGATACGAATTATACACGTCTGATGCATCAATATTTCGATTATGTTTTAGGGTATGAAGAGTTAAAACGTTTCAATCAAGTTCATTCCTATGAAAACCTACTACTTGAATCGGAAAGTGACTTAAGTGAAACCGAGCACAAAGAGCAATTGTTCCATATTTTCTATCAGTTTACGTTAAATCTTATAAGTATGTTTGCGATCTTTTTAACAGTTGCTTTTATTACAATTCAAGTCCAGCAAGGAAAGTTTGATCCTATCCTTGCTACGAGTACAGTGTTGATGTTATTAACCTTATTTGAACAACATGTAATGATGAGTCAAGTGGCTTATTATAAGAGTGAAACAGATCAAGCGAAACAACAACTAGAGAGTGTAATGAAGATGGATTCATTAAGCGAAGGAAAGCAAAAGGTTGATGTTTCAAAGATAAAAAGTCAAGAAGTGCTTTTCGAGTTAAAACATGTAGGACATCGCTTCCCAACACAGCAACGTGATACCCTTAAAGAGATTCATCTCGAAATTAAAAAAGGTGAACATATCGCAATATTAGGCGCTTCGGGTTCTGGGAAATCTACGCTATTAAATGTGTTGATGGGTGTGTATCCCGTCTCAGAAGGGTCCTTCGAAATAGGGGGCGTGTCTGATTTTCACCGCTCACATTGGTTGACACAAATTAACCCATTAATACAAGAAGCGCAATTTTTTGACGGTACAGTGAGAGAAAATTTACTAACGTCACACTCTGACGAGGCGTGTTTAGAGGCGTTGCAACGTGTCGGTTTAGAAAATATCCCATTATCACGGGCGGTCACATTAAATCGCACTGCCTTATCTGGTGGAGAGTTTCAAAGGTTAGCGATTGCTCGTTTATGGTTAAAACAAGCGCCAGTATGGATTTTAGACGAGCCTACACGAGGAATAGACAGGCAGAGAGTTTCAGACATTATGAAGCAAATTCATAGGAGCGCAGAAACACTTATTGTTGCAACGCATGATTTAGAGATACTAGAAGCATTCGATACAGTATATGTGATGGTTGATGGACAACTGAAGCCATATATAACAGACGAAATAGACTAA
- a CDS encoding ABC transporter ATP-binding protein/permease: MKWLYSWLKDYRRFVIFLGIVNIGLALTIITQNVTIAMILNALLFKENNQWHVLLGLLAGSLVFRALFMMFNDWIGERLSYHIRCNVRQRLLKQRSSQSVGAQLTTATETLKEMLPFFRTYLPQLFKSMLVPFTIIMVMFWVHVPTALIMIVTAPFIPLFYIIFGLKTRDAAKDQMTFLNHFSQRFVNLTRGLVTLKLFQRSDDAIRKIEHESTQFRDKTMVILKSAFLSGLMLDFISMLGIGLVALEVGLSLIVFNNISFLTAVIALILAPEFYNAIKDLGQAFHVGKESEGASEIIRNALAETPVKDIDSVVVSHQQPLIQFNQVTYQYPNATVDALHNVSAHIFEREHIAVVGPSGAGKTTLIRLLLGEHRPTKGTITFSKTLNIGYLSQTPYIFNATIAENVTLFKDIDDNDVIEVLEQVALGEKIEQLKEGIHTLIGEGGEMLSGGEMRRIELARVLLLKPQLIVLDEPTAGLDHVTENKIHETLQAHFAHITRITIAHRRASISSATRRWYIKNGRLIRDDRTIETEF; this comes from the coding sequence ATGAAATGGCTTTATAGTTGGTTAAAGGATTATCGCCGTTTTGTCATATTTTTAGGTATTGTCAATATAGGATTAGCACTTACCATCATTACCCAAAATGTTACGATAGCGATGATTTTAAATGCACTGTTGTTTAAAGAAAATAATCAGTGGCACGTATTACTGGGGTTATTGGCAGGGTCCTTAGTTTTTAGAGCGCTTTTTATGATGTTTAACGACTGGATAGGTGAAAGATTAAGCTACCACATTCGTTGTAATGTGAGACAACGCTTACTCAAACAACGTTCGAGTCAATCAGTAGGAGCACAACTGACTACGGCTACAGAAACATTAAAAGAAATGTTGCCGTTTTTTAGAACGTACTTGCCACAATTATTTAAATCAATGCTAGTGCCGTTTACCATTATTATGGTCATGTTTTGGGTACATGTTCCGACAGCGTTGATTATGATTGTAACCGCGCCCTTTATCCCGTTGTTTTATATTATATTTGGTCTAAAGACGCGCGATGCAGCAAAAGACCAAATGACATTTTTAAATCATTTCAGTCAACGTTTTGTTAATTTAACGCGTGGATTAGTGACATTAAAATTGTTTCAGCGTTCGGACGATGCGATTAGGAAAATTGAACATGAAAGTACGCAATTTCGTGATAAAACAATGGTGATTTTAAAAAGTGCCTTTTTGTCAGGCTTAATGCTTGATTTTATCAGTATGTTAGGTATCGGTCTTGTAGCATTAGAGGTAGGTTTGAGTTTGATTGTTTTTAATAATATCTCATTTTTAACAGCAGTTATAGCACTTATTTTAGCGCCTGAATTTTATAATGCGATTAAAGATTTAGGACAAGCGTTTCATGTTGGTAAAGAAAGTGAAGGAGCGAGCGAAATTATTCGAAATGCACTCGCTGAAACACCTGTAAAAGATATTGATAGCGTTGTAGTCTCTCACCAACAACCGCTAATCCAGTTTAATCAAGTTACTTATCAATATCCTAATGCTACAGTCGATGCGCTACACAATGTTTCTGCACATATTTTTGAAAGGGAGCATATCGCGGTAGTAGGTCCTAGTGGGGCAGGTAAAACAACACTGATTCGATTGTTGTTAGGCGAGCACCGTCCAACTAAAGGTACGATCACGTTTTCTAAGACATTAAACATAGGATATTTATCACAAACACCGTATATATTTAACGCAACTATTGCTGAAAATGTAACATTGTTTAAAGACATAGATGATAATGACGTTATAGAAGTGTTAGAGCAAGTCGCACTAGGAGAGAAAATCGAGCAACTTAAAGAAGGGATTCATACGTTAATTGGAGAAGGTGGCGAAATGTTGTCCGGTGGCGAAATGCGTCGCATTGAATTGGCGCGTGTATTGTTATTAAAACCACAACTTATCGTATTAGATGAACCGACCGCTGGATTAGATCATGTAACGGAAAATAAAATTCATGAGACATTGCAAGCGCACTTTGCACATATTACAAGGATAACCATTGCGCATCGACGTGCTTCAATCAGCTCAGCAACCCGACGTTGGTATATTAAAAATGGACGTTTAATTAGAGATGATCGTACGATTGAAACTGAATTTTAA
- a CDS encoding undecaprenyl-diphosphate phosphatase: protein MLFFELLKALVLGIVEGLTEFAPVSSTGHMILVDDMWLKSTQFLGSESAFTFKVVIQLGSVFAAAWVFRHKYFEMLHIGKYAPEVQSGRRSKPRRLKITHILVGMIPAGILGVLFDDFIEKHLFSLPTVLIGLFLGAIYMIIADKFSRNVRNPIKVDEISYFQAFVIGLSQAIAMWPGFSRSGSTISTGVLMKMDHKSASDFTFMMAVPIMLAASGLSLIKNFDHIHLSHVPFYIVGFIAAFIFGLLSIKLFLTLIQRVKLLPFAIYRIVLVVVIAIVYYAIIN, encoded by the coding sequence ATGCTATTTTTCGAATTACTTAAGGCATTAGTGCTTGGTATTGTTGAAGGATTAACTGAGTTCGCGCCAGTTTCTTCAACAGGTCACATGATTTTAGTAGATGACATGTGGTTAAAATCAACACAATTTTTAGGTTCTGAATCTGCCTTTACATTTAAAGTTGTGATTCAGTTAGGTTCGGTATTTGCAGCAGCATGGGTTTTTAGACATAAATATTTTGAAATGCTACACATTGGAAAATACGCTCCTGAAGTACAAAGTGGACGTCGTTCAAAACCACGACGTTTGAAGATTACACACATTTTAGTCGGGATGATTCCTGCTGGGATTCTTGGAGTTTTATTTGATGATTTCATTGAAAAACATTTGTTCAGTCTCCCAACCGTTTTAATCGGACTATTTTTAGGTGCAATTTATATGATTATTGCGGATAAGTTTAGTCGCAATGTACGCAATCCAATAAAAGTAGATGAAATCAGTTATTTCCAAGCTTTTGTTATTGGTTTATCTCAAGCTATTGCTATGTGGCCTGGTTTTTCACGTTCAGGGTCAACGATTTCAACAGGGGTATTAATGAAAATGGATCATAAATCAGCGTCTGATTTTACGTTTATGATGGCTGTCCCAATTATGTTGGCAGCAAGTGGCTTATCGCTCATTAAAAACTTTGACCATATCCATCTTTCACATGTGCCGTTTTACATCGTTGGATTTATCGCAGCGTTTATTTTTGGTTTGTTATCCATCAAATTATTCTTAACGTTAATTCAACGTGTAAAACTATTGCCATTTGCAATTTACCGTATTGTACTCGTAGTCGTTATCGCTATCGTATATTACGCCATTATAAATTAA
- a CDS encoding CPBP family intramembrane glutamic endopeptidase, with the protein MNYISNFFKDDLTVTKDSTVRSFVKGILFAVLLVFAFEISNFTPLHAKWSVISLVLVIIILIGMHLLGIRLMSFKPLKRSELLLILAVLLLNFGLDGLFDYFVDSNNVNDSSIADDFKNVPLWASIISLAIIPALAEEILIRGIVLRVFFRNHLFLGMIISSLIFASLHSADSLIGYLPYFYSGILFTLIYLKTKRIETAILVHFLNNFISTLFI; encoded by the coding sequence ATGAATTACATCTCTAATTTTTTCAAGGATGATTTAACAGTCACAAAAGATTCAACAGTCCGTTCGTTTGTTAAAGGCATTCTTTTTGCCGTATTACTTGTTTTTGCATTTGAAATTAGCAATTTCACCCCTCTTCACGCTAAATGGTCTGTCATTTCATTAGTACTTGTCATTATTATCCTCATAGGTATGCACCTTTTAGGCATACGTCTTATGTCTTTCAAACCATTAAAACGCTCAGAACTTTTATTGATTCTTGCTGTTTTACTACTTAATTTCGGCTTAGATGGTTTATTTGATTACTTCGTAGATTCCAATAATGTAAATGATTCTAGCATAGCAGATGATTTTAAAAATGTTCCATTATGGGCTTCTATCATTAGTTTAGCCATTATTCCAGCACTTGCTGAGGAGATACTCATACGCGGTATCGTTTTACGTGTATTTTTCAGAAATCATTTATTTTTGGGTATGATTATTTCAAGTTTAATCTTTGCTTCTTTGCATAGTGCAGATTCACTAATTGGATACTTGCCGTATTTTTATTCTGGCATTTTATTCACACTCATTTATTTAAAAACGAAACGCATCGAAACGGCGATACTCGTTCACTTTTTAAATAATTTTATAAGTACACTTTTCATTTAA
- a CDS encoding DoxX family protein encodes MKLGMLLIRWMLATSFLVHGTLKFVDLDGTIHFLGSLGLPPTLAILMSIGEVVGGVMLIAGILTPYVNVFYISVMLGSIFTLKLGRGYVSGFEFEIIHIVMNLACICSYKWNKWMQFY; translated from the coding sequence ATGAAACTAGGTATGTTACTTATTCGTTGGATGCTTGCAACTTCATTTTTAGTACACGGCACACTTAAATTTGTTGATTTAGATGGAACGATTCACTTTTTAGGTTCACTCGGTTTGCCACCAACCCTCGCCATTTTAATGTCTATTGGAGAAGTAGTGGGCGGCGTTATGCTTATTGCAGGTATACTGACACCTTATGTCAATGTTTTTTATATCAGTGTCATGTTAGGCTCTATTTTCACACTTAAACTCGGCCGTGGATATGTAAGTGGATTTGAATTTGAAATCATTCACATCGTTATGAATTTAGCGTGTATTTGTAGCTACAAATGGAATAAATGGATGCAATTTTATTAA
- a CDS encoding YaiI/YqxD family protein — protein MRVLIDGDACPVVDSIIELTVETSIFVYIYRSYAHFSHQVFPPHVESIYIDGGRDAVDFAIIKAIQLNDIVVTQDYGLASIAIQKTPYVLHHLGYLYTKENIDQLLLQRFYSQQERRKSRRHSKGPKPFKDEQRLQFEKTFQSVINQEREKE, from the coding sequence ATGCGCGTTCTTATAGACGGAGATGCTTGTCCTGTAGTAGATTCAATTATTGAATTAACTGTAGAGACAAGCATTTTTGTATATATTTATCGTAGTTACGCACACTTTTCACATCAAGTTTTCCCTCCACATGTTGAAAGCATCTATATTGACGGCGGACGTGATGCTGTCGACTTTGCTATAATCAAAGCAATACAACTTAATGATATCGTGGTGACACAAGATTATGGCCTTGCAAGCATTGCTATTCAAAAAACGCCTTATGTCTTACACCATCTTGGTTACCTCTATACTAAAGAAAATATTGATCAACTGCTGTTACAACGCTTTTATAGTCAACAAGAGCGTCGTAAATCTCGACGTCATTCTAAAGGCCCCAAACCCTTTAAAGATGAACAACGTCTTCAATTCGAAAAAACATTTCAATCTGTAATCAATCAAGAAAGAGAAAAGGAGTAA
- a CDS encoding TIGR00730 family Rossman fold protein, translating into MVKRMAVFCGASKGYNDIYVKEAYQLGKYFAEQDIELIFGAGSVGIMGAIQNGVLDHGGKAIGVMPRFLDEREITSQNVTELILVDSMHERKQKMSELADAFVMAPGGAGSLEEFFEIYSWAQIGLHQKPIGIFNTNDFFKPLILLIQHMINEGFIDKKYETLAQPYDSPQTLIHGLKHSTPISTRTYD; encoded by the coding sequence ATGGTTAAACGTATGGCTGTTTTTTGTGGTGCAAGCAAAGGATATAATGACATTTACGTTAAAGAAGCTTATCAACTTGGGAAGTATTTCGCAGAACAAGATATCGAACTTATTTTTGGCGCTGGTTCAGTAGGTATTATGGGCGCAATACAAAATGGTGTATTAGATCACGGAGGCAAGGCTATCGGTGTCATGCCTAGATTTTTAGATGAACGTGAGATTACTAGCCAAAACGTTACGGAGCTCATACTTGTAGATTCGATGCATGAACGCAAACAAAAAATGTCAGAACTTGCAGACGCATTTGTTATGGCACCAGGTGGCGCTGGTTCGCTAGAAGAATTTTTCGAAATTTATAGCTGGGCACAAATTGGACTTCATCAAAAACCAATTGGCATATTCAATACGAATGATTTTTTCAAACCGCTCATTTTGTTAATCCAACATATGATTAATGAAGGCTTTATCGATAAAAAATATGAAACATTAGCTCAACCTTATGATAGTCCACAAACACTCATTCATGGACTAAAACATAGCACCCCTATCTCTACACGAACTTATGATTAA
- a CDS encoding GNAT family N-acetyltransferase translates to MTVYIETERLILRDWEDSDLLPLQKMNANRQVRRYFTSLLSYQRSKLDFESMRQTLKEQGIGLFAVELKAVHSWIGFIGLNYISKDSHYPFKERPFYEIGWRLIPEVWDNGIAQEGAEAVLNYVKDQTLGPIYAIAAKANKPSIRVMEKIGMTFVDTFEHPELSEYHELKEHVRYVWQPQ, encoded by the coding sequence ATGACTGTATATATTGAAACAGAACGTCTGATTTTAAGAGATTGGGAAGATTCGGATTTGTTACCACTTCAAAAGATGAATGCCAATCGTCAAGTGCGGCGTTATTTTACCAGTTTATTGAGCTATCAAAGGTCAAAATTAGATTTTGAATCTATGCGTCAAACGTTAAAAGAACAAGGCATTGGATTGTTTGCGGTAGAATTAAAAGCAGTGCATAGTTGGATTGGGTTTATAGGATTAAATTATATTTCAAAAGACAGTCATTATCCATTTAAAGAACGTCCTTTTTACGAAATTGGTTGGAGATTAATTCCAGAAGTGTGGGATAATGGCATCGCACAAGAAGGCGCAGAAGCAGTTTTAAATTATGTTAAAGATCAAACCCTCGGACCTATATACGCCATTGCTGCAAAAGCGAATAAACCCTCTATTCGGGTAATGGAGAAAATAGGCATGACCTTTGTCGACACTTTTGAACACCCTGAATTAAGCGAATATCACGAATTAAAAGAGCATGTACGTTATGTTTGGCAACCACAATAA
- a CDS encoding SA0632 family lipoprotein, whose translation MKKILCTLAAGALLLSGCGQSEKEKLQNEINALEQDQKKLQDENKKLKDQSKKLDDQVKQLEEDIKKPEPSSKDKHKDKSSKSDHDTTEHDSKDKEETLGKDEKTKKTPTTKEEASSTTKDKKDKTE comes from the coding sequence ATGAAAAAAATACTCTGTACTTTAGCGGCAGGCGCGCTACTATTATCAGGTTGTGGACAAAGTGAAAAAGAGAAACTTCAAAATGAAATTAATGCTTTAGAGCAAGATCAAAAAAAGTTGCAAGATGAAAATAAAAAGTTGAAAGATCAGAGTAAAAAATTAGATGATCAAGTGAAACAGTTAGAAGAAGATATAAAAAAACCAGAACCTTCTTCAAAAGATAAACATAAAGACAAATCATCAAAGTCTGATCACGACACAACAGAACATGACTCAAAAGACAAAGAAGAAACGTTAGGGAAAGACGAAAAAACGAAAAAGACACCAACCACAAAAGAAGAAGCATCAAGTACAACTAAAGATAAAAAAGATAAAACAGAGTAG
- a CDS encoding GNAT family N-acetyltransferase translates to MKIITMEDQAFIRQIASYHVQMLQHDPLIVTQSHTMACALYEEMIQRRIELNGDYIEATVEGDKVIAYIWGHHDVSSQTVTIESLYVSPNVRHKGLATILKQHIETWAMHQQARQIVGTVLENNDAMRALNEKLGYSVQKVVMQKMLKYD, encoded by the coding sequence ATGAAAATAATTACAATGGAAGATCAAGCTTTCATACGTCAAATTGCATCATACCACGTCCAGATGCTTCAACATGACCCTTTAATAGTGACACAATCTCACACGATGGCATGTGCTTTATACGAAGAAATGATACAGCGACGTATTGAACTTAATGGCGATTACATCGAAGCAACAGTAGAAGGTGACAAAGTAATCGCATACATATGGGGGCATCATGATGTATCATCACAGACTGTCACGATAGAATCGTTGTATGTATCGCCAAATGTACGACATAAAGGACTTGCTACGATTTTAAAACAACATATTGAAACATGGGCGATGCATCAACAAGCACGTCAAATCGTCGGGACCGTATTAGAAAATAACGATGCGATGCGTGCGTTAAACGAAAAATTAGGCTACAGTGTTCAAAAAGTGGTTATGCAAAAAATGCTAAAATATGACTAA
- a CDS encoding DUF1129 family protein: protein MKSVEQLTRDNNVKSLRLNNTDRQIFESYMTYVRADMRVNAYDSEKMLQHILDHLLKAEDKGTHAMDFFNHDPKKHAIHTIKTLPNHTIINIFQTILKHLVLLLGVFSFLKGFIGFFINDTRIYLYTFPITFLIGLFVLFLFIWACYKMVQLQAFNYSRFAWLFGYAVIIALFLALFLLFFFPQNSLQWGPYINIGNWTFILISFVIISIGLYLNERQEKKKNTQTASWRYKGT from the coding sequence ATGAAATCTGTTGAACAACTAACGCGTGATAATAATGTCAAATCGCTACGCTTAAATAATACGGATAGACAAATTTTTGAAAGCTATATGACCTATGTACGTGCCGACATGCGCGTCAACGCATATGATTCTGAAAAAATGTTACAACATATTTTGGATCATTTGTTAAAAGCAGAAGATAAAGGGACACATGCCATGGACTTTTTCAATCATGATCCAAAAAAACATGCCATACACACCATTAAAACATTACCTAATCATACCATCATTAATATCTTTCAAACGATTTTAAAACACCTTGTCCTATTGCTTGGCGTCTTTTCTTTTTTAAAGGGCTTTATAGGCTTTTTTATTAATGATACACGTATTTATTTGTACACATTTCCTATCACCTTTTTAATCGGGTTATTTGTGCTATTTTTATTTATATGGGCGTGCTACAAAATGGTACAATTACAAGCTTTTAATTATTCGAGGTTCGCTTGGCTCTTTGGATATGCCGTCATCATCGCCCTTTTTTTAGCGCTGTTTTTACTTTTCTTTTTTCCACAAAACAGTTTACAATGGGGGCCGTACATTAATATCGGCAATTGGACATTTATTTTAATTTCATTTGTTATCATATCTATCGGCCTATATCTCAATGAACGTCAAGAAAAGAAGAAAAACACGCAAACCGCTTCTTGGCGCTATAAAGGCACATAA
- a CDS encoding DUF456 domain-containing protein, with protein MEIVLWLLVIAAFIVAFIGLIKPIIPAVLVLWIGFLIYQFGINNETLSWLFWLAMVFFTLLIFISDLLMNRYFVNRFGGSKKGEWAALIGVIIGSFVFPPFGILIVPFILVIIVEMAQQRRFDQALKASFGSLVAFFSSTLMQAIVMLIMVIWFFVDALLIN; from the coding sequence ATGGAAATTGTTTTATGGTTATTGGTTATCGCGGCGTTTATTGTTGCGTTTATCGGTTTAATTAAACCTATCATTCCCGCAGTGCTCGTATTGTGGATAGGATTTTTAATTTATCAATTTGGCATTAATAATGAAACGTTGTCATGGTTATTTTGGCTTGCGATGGTATTTTTTACATTATTAATATTTATCTCTGATTTGTTAATGAATCGTTATTTTGTCAATCGCTTTGGTGGAAGTAAGAAAGGGGAATGGGCGGCACTGATTGGTGTGATTATCGGCTCATTTGTTTTCCCACCTTTTGGTATACTTATCGTACCATTTATACTTGTTATCATTGTTGAAATGGCCCAACAACGTCGCTTTGATCAAGCGTTAAAAGCAAGTTTTGGCTCGCTTGTTGCTTTCTTTTCAAGCACATTGATGCAGGCCATCGTCATGTTGATTATGGTGATATGGTTTTTCGTCGATGCATTATTAATCAATTAA